The proteins below are encoded in one region of Clostridium sp. 'White wine YQ':
- a CDS encoding major tail protein, with translation MATIGLDRLYYSKITEDSSGVETYAVPSVLAKAITAELSVELIEAILYADDGAAEVVKDFNSGTLTLGVDDIGPTVAADLTGASTDDNGVLISASENVGTPVAVGFRAQKANGTYRYFWLYRVKFGLPATNLQTKADSITFSTPTIEGTVMRRNKLDGMGKHPWKAEVTEGDAGVSSATITGWFTEVYEPVYTPEP, from the coding sequence ATGGCAACTATCGGTCTTGACAGACTGTACTATTCAAAGATAACCGAAGATTCTAGCGGTGTAGAGACCTATGCTGTACCTTCGGTGCTTGCTAAAGCTATAACCGCCGAGCTTTCGGTGGAATTAATTGAGGCGATTCTATATGCGGACGACGGTGCTGCAGAAGTTGTAAAAGACTTTAATAGCGGCACGCTCACCCTCGGCGTGGATGATATTGGCCCAACTGTCGCGGCAGATCTAACCGGAGCATCAACCGATGACAACGGTGTGCTGATCTCCGCCAGTGAGAACGTGGGCACACCCGTTGCTGTAGGCTTCCGAGCGCAAAAGGCCAATGGAACATATCGTTATTTTTGGCTTTATCGCGTAAAATTTGGCCTACCCGCAACAAACCTGCAGACAAAGGCGGATTCTATCACCTTCTCTACGCCAACCATCGAAGGAACGGTTATGCGTAGGAACAAATTGGACGGCATGGGCAAACACCCATGGAAAGCAGAGGTCACTGAAGGCGATGCAGGCGTATCTTCTGCAACTATCACCGGTTGGTTCACTGAAGTTTACGAACCGGTCTACACGCCGGAACCTTAG
- a CDS encoding HK97-gp10 family putative phage morphogenesis protein, translated as MAKVTMKMPEDFLQKVSRLNDKTDEIIPRVLKAGGEVVLDKVKSNLNSAVGRDTKYPSHSTGELSAALGISPALQDRDGNHNVKVGFSEPRRDGSSNAKIANIIEYGKSGQPAKPFLKPAKSTSRKPCIEAMKAKLDEEVNRI; from the coding sequence GTGGCTAAAGTAACTATGAAAATGCCGGAGGACTTTCTCCAGAAGGTTTCACGGTTGAATGATAAAACTGATGAAATTATCCCTCGTGTGCTTAAGGCTGGCGGTGAGGTTGTGCTTGATAAGGTAAAGTCTAATCTTAATTCAGCAGTTGGCCGTGACACAAAGTATCCTTCACATTCCACCGGCGAGCTTTCGGCAGCATTGGGGATTTCACCCGCTTTACAGGATAGAGATGGCAACCATAACGTTAAAGTTGGTTTTTCTGAACCACGTCGTGATGGAAGCAGCAATGCAAAGATAGCCAATATCATCGAATACGGAAAATCGGGTCAACCGGCAAAACCATTCTTAAAACCAGCGAAAAGCACCAGTAGAAAGCCGTGCATCGAAGCGATGAAAGCAAAGCTGGATGAGGAGGTAAATAGGATATGA
- a CDS encoding head-tail adaptor protein — protein MSFGKMNTFIDIIETVTIKDSEGFSTEIDNIVASIKAYREGRHGTEIWANRAAFSEATDLFRFRCIPGVTVTTAMLIACEDGRFEITSVEDVKGRGMYIEVLAKEVKPSG, from the coding sequence ATGAGCTTTGGAAAGATGAACACCTTTATAGATATTATTGAGACCGTAACTATAAAAGACTCGGAGGGCTTCAGTACTGAGATTGACAATATTGTAGCTTCCATCAAAGCGTATCGGGAAGGTCGGCACGGCACTGAGATATGGGCAAACAGAGCCGCATTTTCAGAAGCCACCGATCTTTTCCGTTTCCGCTGTATTCCAGGTGTTACCGTTACGACCGCAATGCTTATTGCTTGTGAAGACGGAAGATTTGAAATCACCTCGGTGGAGGACGTCAAAGGTCGTGGAATGTACATTGAAGTACTCGCCAAGGAGGTGAAGCCTAGTGGCTAA
- a CDS encoding head-tail connector protein yields the protein MTTDNLLPKVKANLILAHDADDGLLLHYIKAAVSYAESYQHVAEGYYTENTMPPTTEQAVIMLSSHFYESRDGSTAGFFADSVQAGQQVWNTVNLLLRLDRNWKV from the coding sequence ATGACAACAGATAATCTTCTCCCCAAAGTAAAAGCGAACCTGATCCTGGCACATGATGCAGACGACGGCCTTCTGCTGCATTACATCAAAGCCGCCGTTTCCTACGCGGAGAGCTACCAACATGTTGCTGAGGGATATTATACTGAAAACACTATGCCGCCCACTACTGAACAGGCAGTAATCATGCTGTCGAGTCATTTCTACGAAAGCAGAGATGGCTCGACGGCTGGTTTCTTTGCCGATAGCGTGCAGGCAGGTCAACAAGTTTGGAACACAGTAAACTTGCTACTCCGCCTCGACCGGAATTGGAAGGTGTAG